Proteins encoded together in one Microbacterium sp. ABRD28 window:
- a CDS encoding WXG100 family type VII secretion target: MATYSVDSDSLLAATSTIRGTIDRIQADTQSMLAQLTHLQGSWTGSAAVAFHSVVDQWRATQRQVEDSLNGINAALASAGRQYADAELATASLFR; encoded by the coding sequence ATGGCCACCTACTCCGTCGACAGCGACTCCCTTCTCGCGGCGACATCCACCATTCGCGGCACCATCGACCGGATCCAAGCCGACACGCAGTCGATGCTGGCTCAGCTGACCCATCTGCAGGGCTCCTGGACCGGGAGCGCCGCCGTCGCCTTCCACTCCGTCGTGGACCAGTGGCGGGCCACCCAGCGCCAGGTCGAAGACAGCCTGAACGGCATCAACGCCGCCCTGGCCTCCGCCGGCCGGCAGTACGCCGACGCCGAACTGGCCACCGCGAGCCTCTTCCGCTGA
- a CDS encoding AMP-binding protein: MTSRPWLAHYPPDVSPELEETPFAHLPAMLRQDAVDYADTIAFTQCMPNGMNGSLTYADVDSLSDDFAAYLREVVGLSAGDRVAVQMPNCLSYPVVAFGILKAGCVLVNTNPLYTATEMARQFADSGATTLVIIDMFADRLPEVLSSTSIGTVVTVRIAEFFPPVIAGVIRMVQRFWNRSLPAISVAHTPFQDALKAGRARKTAEAVAAYLDDVDLDSVAALQYTGGTTGIAKGAMLTHGNLVANTLQTITMCSTHMRRGREIVLTALPIYHIFAFTVNLLGFHHLGARNILIPTPRPPSNLKRAFENYRITWLTGVNTLFNALLNERWFVDSPPRHLHASAAGGMALHESVAARWREVTGTPIVEGYGLTESSPVLTFNPLGGNGKDGSIGIPVPSTDVRCLDAEGRETAVGEAGELVARGPQIMKGYWQRSDETSVTVVDGWLHTGDIATMDAEGYFTIVDRKKDMVIVSGFNVYPNEIEERIAAMPGIVEVGVIGIDDDRTGEAVRAYVVAGTSAPTEAEVIAHCRETLAAYKVPKSVVFVEELPKSPIGKILRRELRDGAQPAPTTSGEAR; encoded by the coding sequence ATGACCTCACGGCCCTGGCTCGCCCACTATCCACCCGACGTGTCTCCCGAACTCGAGGAGACGCCCTTCGCCCATCTGCCCGCGATGCTCCGGCAGGACGCCGTCGACTACGCCGACACGATCGCCTTCACACAGTGCATGCCGAACGGCATGAACGGTTCGCTCACCTATGCCGACGTCGATTCGCTCTCGGACGATTTCGCCGCGTATCTCCGAGAAGTGGTGGGACTGTCCGCCGGAGACCGCGTCGCCGTGCAGATGCCCAACTGCCTGAGCTATCCCGTCGTCGCGTTCGGCATCCTGAAGGCCGGATGCGTCCTGGTCAACACCAATCCCCTGTACACGGCCACCGAGATGGCACGGCAGTTCGCCGACTCGGGCGCCACGACGCTCGTCATCATCGACATGTTCGCCGATCGCCTGCCGGAGGTGCTGTCCTCGACGTCGATCGGCACGGTGGTGACGGTGCGCATCGCCGAGTTCTTCCCACCCGTCATCGCCGGCGTCATCCGTATGGTGCAGAGATTCTGGAATCGCTCGCTCCCCGCGATCAGCGTGGCGCACACCCCCTTCCAGGACGCGTTGAAGGCGGGCCGCGCGCGCAAGACCGCGGAAGCCGTCGCGGCCTATCTCGACGACGTCGACCTCGATTCCGTCGCCGCGCTGCAGTACACCGGCGGCACCACCGGCATCGCCAAGGGCGCGATGCTCACCCACGGGAACCTCGTCGCCAACACGCTGCAGACGATCACGATGTGCAGCACGCATATGCGGCGCGGACGTGAGATCGTGCTGACCGCCCTGCCGATCTACCACATCTTCGCGTTCACGGTGAATCTCCTCGGCTTCCACCATCTCGGTGCACGGAACATCCTCATCCCCACCCCGCGACCCCCGAGCAATCTCAAGCGGGCCTTCGAGAACTACCGGATCACGTGGCTCACCGGGGTGAACACCCTGTTCAACGCGCTGCTGAATGAACGATGGTTCGTCGACAGCCCTCCCCGGCACCTGCACGCCTCAGCCGCAGGCGGGATGGCGCTTCACGAGTCGGTCGCCGCACGGTGGCGCGAGGTGACCGGCACCCCCATCGTCGAGGGGTACGGGCTCACCGAGTCCTCCCCCGTCCTGACGTTCAATCCGCTCGGGGGGAACGGCAAGGACGGCAGCATCGGCATCCCCGTTCCCTCCACCGACGTGCGGTGCCTCGATGCGGAGGGCCGGGAGACCGCCGTCGGCGAGGCCGGAGAGCTCGTGGCGCGAGGGCCGCAGATCATGAAGGGGTACTGGCAACGCTCCGACGAGACCTCGGTCACCGTCGTGGACGGATGGCTGCATACGGGCGACATCGCCACCATGGACGCCGAGGGGTACTTCACCATCGTCGATCGCAAGAAGGACATGGTGATCGTGAGCGGCTTCAACGTCTACCCCAACGAGATCGAGGAGCGCATCGCCGCGATGCCCGGCATCGTCGAGGTGGGCGTGATCGGGATCGACGATGACAGGACCGGCGAGGCGGTTCGGGCCTACGTCGTCGCAGGAACGTCGGCGCCCACCGAGGCCGAGGTGATCGCCCACTGCCGCGAGACCCTCGCGGCGTACAAGGTTCCCAAGTCGGTGGTGTTCGTCGAGGAGCTCCCCAAGAGCCCCATCGGCAAGATCCTCCGCCGGGAGCTCCGCGACGGCGCGCAGCCTGCGCCGACGACGAGCGGTGAAGCGCGATGA
- a CDS encoding bile acid:sodium symporter encodes MIEVFLATGQAVVDEQDVVTPFEQVLLVGLVFVIMFGLGAGLTPRDFKLALRRPYGLIIGLVTQFGIMPLLSYVLVVLVLFQLPREYAIPVAIGALLMGCVPAGTTSNIFTYFSKGNLALSVIMTTNSTLWALVLTPLMLALYGSFIFTESTDLQIPIVNIVVTLATLLIPVVAGMLVRRFSANVGAVMELLGGFFGLFFIVFLMATWVPRNWGLLTSTPWQTYLVAIGLGLFGIAIAYGIARAIRLHPMNARTIGLETGIQNGPLAIAIVLLSFSGNPDIGLILIVPALYSLFIVIVSTFVTLWFRRANLAEEQKIPSLL; translated from the coding sequence ATGATCGAGGTGTTCCTGGCCACGGGTCAGGCCGTGGTCGACGAGCAGGACGTCGTCACCCCGTTCGAGCAGGTGCTGCTGGTCGGACTGGTGTTCGTCATCATGTTCGGCCTGGGCGCGGGGCTCACGCCGCGCGACTTCAAGCTGGCGCTCCGACGGCCCTATGGGCTCATCATCGGTCTCGTCACCCAGTTCGGCATCATGCCGCTCCTGTCGTACGTCCTCGTCGTGCTGGTGCTGTTCCAGCTCCCCCGGGAGTACGCCATCCCGGTGGCGATCGGTGCGCTGCTGATGGGGTGCGTGCCGGCGGGGACGACCTCGAACATCTTCACCTACTTCTCGAAGGGCAATCTGGCCCTGAGCGTGATCATGACCACCAACTCCACGCTGTGGGCCCTGGTGCTGACACCTCTGATGCTCGCCCTCTACGGGTCGTTCATCTTCACCGAATCGACCGACCTGCAGATCCCGATCGTGAACATCGTCGTCACCCTGGCCACCCTCCTCATCCCGGTGGTCGCGGGGATGCTCGTGCGGAGATTCAGTGCGAACGTCGGAGCGGTGATGGAACTGCTCGGCGGCTTCTTCGGCCTGTTCTTCATCGTGTTCCTCATGGCGACGTGGGTGCCGCGCAACTGGGGACTGCTGACCTCCACGCCGTGGCAGACCTATCTCGTCGCGATCGGACTCGGTCTGTTCGGCATCGCCATCGCGTACGGGATCGCCCGCGCCATCCGCCTGCACCCGATGAATGCGCGCACGATCGGTCTGGAGACGGGGATCCAGAACGGACCACTCGCGATCGCGATCGTGCTGCTGAGCTTCTCGGGGAACCCCGACATCGGGCTGATCCTGATCGTCCCGGCGCTGTACTCGCTGTTCATCGTCATCGTGTCGACGTTCGTGACGCTGTGGTTCCGGCGCGCGAACCTTGCGGAGGAGCAGAAGATCCCGAGCCTCCTCTGA
- a CDS encoding DUF2461 domain-containing protein, whose amino-acid sequence MAFDGLDSDAPRFYDDLAADNTREWWLANKARYDAVVRGPFEALAAELEPEFGQLKIFRPNRDVRFSADKSPYKLHIGMVSLTPVAYYLQLSATGLLIGGGSYDVPPAALARFRELVDDDRRGPEVEGLLSALAEDDLVPMSEDALRTAPRGYSIDHPRIELLRLKHLAVGRTEPLADWMWGPEVFDIVSDAWRGVGMWNGWIAQNLGDLLMRPDRERPGRR is encoded by the coding sequence ATGGCCTTCGACGGACTGGACTCCGACGCCCCGCGCTTCTACGACGACCTCGCCGCCGACAACACCCGCGAATGGTGGCTCGCGAACAAGGCCCGCTACGACGCGGTCGTGCGTGGTCCGTTCGAGGCGCTCGCCGCCGAGCTCGAGCCGGAGTTCGGTCAGCTGAAGATCTTCCGGCCGAACCGCGATGTGCGGTTCAGCGCCGACAAGTCGCCCTACAAGCTGCACATCGGGATGGTCTCGCTCACGCCGGTCGCGTACTACCTGCAGCTCTCGGCCACCGGACTTCTCATCGGCGGCGGTTCGTACGACGTTCCGCCGGCCGCGCTCGCGCGATTCCGTGAGCTCGTCGACGACGACCGTCGTGGCCCCGAGGTGGAGGGTCTCCTCTCGGCGCTTGCCGAGGACGACCTCGTGCCGATGAGCGAGGACGCGTTGCGCACCGCGCCGAGGGGGTACTCCATCGACCACCCCCGGATCGAGCTGCTGCGTCTCAAGCACCTGGCGGTCGGGCGCACCGAGCCGCTCGCGGACTGGATGTGGGGCCCCGAGGTGTTCGACATCGTCAGCGACGCCTGGCGCGGCGTGGGAATGTGGAACGGGTGGATCGCGCAGAACCTGGGGGACCTGCTGATGCGCCCCGATCGCGAGCGGCCCGGTCGGCGCTGA
- the groL gene encoding chaperonin GroEL (60 kDa chaperone family; promotes refolding of misfolded polypeptides especially under stressful conditions; forms two stacked rings of heptamers to form a barrel-shaped 14mer; ends can be capped by GroES; misfolded proteins enter the barrel where they are refolded when GroES binds): protein MAKIIAFDEEARRGLERGLNTLADAVKVTLGPRGRNVVLEKKWGAPTITNDGVSIAKEIELDDPYEKIGAELVKEVAKKTDDVAGDGTTTATVLAQALVREGLRNVAAGADPISLKRGIEKAVKAVTDQLLADAKEVESKEQIAATASISAADPTIGDLIAEAIDKVGKEGVVTVEESQTFGTELELTEGMRFDKGFINPYFVTDPERQEAVFEDPYILIANQKISNIKDLLPVVDKVIQDGKELVIIAEDVEGEALATLVLNKIRGIFKSAAVKAPGFGDRRKAQLQDIAILTGGQVITEEVGLKLENATLDLLGRARKVIITKDETTIVEGAGDAAQIEGRVTQIRREIDNTDSDYDREKLQERLAKLAGGVAVIKAGAATEVELKERKHRIEDAVRNAKAAVEEGIVPGGGVALIQAGKIAFEALELVGDEATGANIVKVAIEAPLKQIALNAGLEPGVVANKVAELPVGHGLNAATGEYGDLFAQGIIDPAKVTRSALQNAASIAGLFLTTEVVVADKPEKAAAAPADPTGGMDF, encoded by the coding sequence ATGGCAAAGATCATCGCTTTCGATGAGGAGGCCCGTCGCGGCCTCGAGCGCGGCCTGAACACCCTGGCCGACGCCGTCAAGGTGACCCTGGGTCCCCGCGGTCGCAACGTCGTGCTGGAGAAGAAGTGGGGCGCCCCCACGATCACCAACGACGGTGTCTCGATCGCCAAGGAGATCGAGCTGGACGACCCCTACGAGAAGATCGGCGCCGAGCTGGTCAAGGAGGTCGCGAAGAAGACCGACGACGTCGCCGGTGACGGTACGACCACCGCGACCGTGCTCGCCCAGGCGCTCGTTCGCGAGGGTCTGCGCAACGTCGCCGCCGGTGCCGACCCGATCTCGCTCAAGCGCGGTATCGAGAAGGCCGTCAAGGCCGTGACCGACCAGCTGCTGGCCGACGCCAAGGAGGTCGAGTCCAAGGAGCAGATCGCCGCGACCGCGTCGATCTCCGCGGCTGACCCCACCATCGGCGACCTGATCGCCGAGGCGATCGACAAGGTCGGCAAGGAGGGCGTGGTCACCGTCGAGGAGTCGCAGACGTTCGGCACCGAGCTCGAGCTCACCGAGGGTATGCGTTTCGACAAGGGCTTCATCAACCCCTACTTCGTCACCGACCCCGAGCGTCAGGAAGCGGTCTTCGAAGACCCCTACATCCTGATCGCCAACCAGAAGATCTCCAACATCAAGGACCTTCTGCCCGTCGTCGACAAGGTGATCCAGGACGGCAAGGAGCTCGTCATCATCGCCGAGGACGTCGAGGGTGAGGCGCTGGCGACCCTGGTGCTGAACAAGATCCGCGGCATCTTCAAGTCGGCTGCCGTCAAGGCTCCCGGCTTCGGCGACCGTCGCAAGGCGCAGCTGCAGGACATCGCGATCCTCACCGGCGGCCAGGTCATCACCGAGGAGGTCGGTCTCAAGCTCGAGAACGCCACCCTCGACCTGCTCGGCCGTGCGCGCAAGGTCATCATCACCAAGGACGAGACCACCATCGTCGAAGGTGCCGGCGACGCTGCGCAGATCGAGGGTCGCGTGACCCAGATCCGTCGCGAGATCGACAACACCGACAGCGACTACGACCGCGAGAAGCTCCAGGAGCGCCTCGCCAAGCTCGCCGGCGGCGTGGCCGTCATCAAGGCGGGTGCGGCCACCGAGGTCGAGCTGAAGGAGCGCAAGCACCGCATCGAGGACGCCGTCCGCAACGCGAAGGCTGCCGTCGAGGAGGGCATCGTCCCCGGTGGTGGTGTCGCGCTGATCCAGGCCGGCAAGATCGCCTTCGAGGCTCTCGAGCTCGTGGGTGACGAGGCCACCGGTGCGAACATCGTCAAGGTCGCCATCGAGGCTCCGCTGAAGCAGATCGCCCTGAACGCCGGTCTCGAGCCCGGTGTCGTGGCCAACAAGGTCGCCGAGCTGCCGGTCGGTCACGGCCTGAACGCTGCGACCGGCGAGTACGGTGACCTGTTCGCGCAGGGCATCATCGACCCGGCCAAGGTCACCCGCTCGGCGCTGCAGAACGCCGCGTCGATCGCCGGCCTGTTCCTCACCACCGAGGTCGTGGTCGCCGACAAGCCCGAGAAGGCTGCCGCGGCGCCCGCCGACCCCACGGGTGGCATGGACTTCTGA
- a CDS encoding cold shock domain-containing protein produces the protein MTQGTVKWFNAEKGYGFITAGDGQDVFVHYSNIDMTGFRVLEEGQTVEFTVGSGQKGPQAESVRVV, from the coding sequence ATGACACAGGGCACCGTCAAGTGGTTCAACGCCGAGAAGGGTTACGGTTTCATCACCGCCGGTGACGGTCAGGATGTCTTCGTCCACTACTCGAACATCGACATGACCGGGTTCCGGGTTCTCGAGGAGGGTCAGACCGTCGAGTTCACCGTCGGGTCGGGACAGAAGGGCCCGCAGGCCGAATCGGTCCGCGTCGTCTGA
- a CDS encoding LytR C-terminal domain-containing protein translates to MPKRTYPRDRFDDLPADGGRVGAHRAENPRMRPGVVLLWASLATIVLIVVGIFGTLLTSGRIQLAPDAEPTASPQPTVEPVIDTSYSVQVLNATPEQGLATQVKDEIVAAGWSADAVSASGAGTTDFAETTVYYAFPGDQAAAAGLADLVLGGARIEQTDVYQLADDPNTPEDESQALQLTVVIGLDRTTDAPAEETPAP, encoded by the coding sequence GTGCCGAAAAGGACCTATCCGCGGGATCGCTTCGATGACCTCCCCGCGGACGGAGGACGTGTCGGCGCCCACCGTGCGGAGAATCCCCGGATGCGTCCGGGAGTGGTGCTGCTCTGGGCGAGCCTGGCCACCATCGTGCTCATCGTCGTCGGCATCTTCGGAACTCTGCTGACGTCGGGGCGCATCCAGCTCGCCCCCGACGCCGAGCCGACGGCGTCACCGCAACCCACGGTCGAGCCGGTGATCGACACGTCGTACTCGGTGCAGGTGCTCAACGCCACGCCGGAGCAGGGGCTGGCGACCCAGGTGAAGGATGAGATCGTCGCGGCCGGATGGTCCGCCGACGCCGTCTCGGCCAGCGGCGCCGGGACGACCGACTTCGCCGAGACCACGGTCTACTACGCCTTCCCCGGAGACCAGGCGGCCGCCGCGGGTCTCGCCGACCTCGTGCTCGGCGGCGCACGCATCGAGCAGACCGATGTCTACCAGCTCGCCGACGACCCGAACACCCCGGAGGACGAGAGCCAGGCTCTGCAGCTGACCGTCGTCATCGGGCTGGACCGCACGACCGACGCGCCCGCCGAAGAGACACCCGCTCCCTGA
- a CDS encoding DUF3263 domain-containing protein, producing the protein MSERDRLILDFEALWTRHGSAKEEAIRLRLGMSPGRYYQLLTRLIDTTEAQEYDPMLVKRLRRIRDARLRARVIRTAATGR; encoded by the coding sequence TTGAGTGAACGAGATCGGCTGATCCTCGACTTCGAGGCGCTGTGGACGCGACACGGCAGCGCCAAGGAAGAGGCCATCCGCCTTCGGCTCGGTATGTCTCCAGGGCGGTATTACCAGCTGCTCACACGGCTCATCGACACCACCGAAGCGCAGGAGTACGACCCCATGCTGGTCAAGCGTCTGCGCCGCATCCGCGACGCGCGCCTGCGCGCGCGGGTCATCCGCACCGCCGCCACCGGGCGCTGA
- a CDS encoding DUF2332 domain-containing protein, which produces MPDSDAVVDVAERYRRFAEIEAPGRSMLYEAWAAGVSGDRAVQRILARIPATHRQPPLVFAVTRLLGAPEDDYPAWAAWTKRHARAVVEECAARSLQTNEPLRCAALLPALSAITGPIALLEIGASAGLCLYPDRYSYRYADGPALDPVDGPSAVILDSALRGPGAERLAETLTLPEVVWRAGVDLAPLDAADAADRTFLAALVWPGETGRQERVMAALDIAAADPPRMWWGDASEPGVVAQAAASAPAEATLVITTPGVLPHIPRAGRQRLRAEIDALGATVGARWITLTPADMADQWHPPLDPRRWSGFVLAIDGNPCAEVDPLGGFVEWRAGEQGARG; this is translated from the coding sequence ATGCCCGACTCCGATGCTGTCGTTGACGTCGCCGAGCGGTATCGCAGGTTCGCCGAGATCGAAGCGCCGGGGCGCTCGATGCTGTACGAAGCCTGGGCCGCCGGGGTGTCGGGCGACCGGGCGGTGCAGCGAATCCTCGCGAGGATCCCCGCGACGCACCGTCAGCCGCCTCTCGTGTTCGCCGTCACGCGTCTCCTCGGTGCACCGGAGGACGACTACCCCGCGTGGGCGGCGTGGACGAAGCGCCACGCGCGGGCCGTGGTCGAGGAGTGCGCGGCCCGCTCGCTGCAGACCAACGAGCCTCTTCGCTGCGCCGCGCTCCTTCCTGCGCTCTCCGCCATCACGGGACCGATCGCCCTGCTCGAGATCGGCGCGAGTGCCGGCCTGTGCCTGTATCCCGACCGGTATTCCTACCGGTATGCCGACGGGCCCGCCCTCGACCCCGTCGACGGGCCCTCCGCGGTCATCCTCGACAGTGCGCTCCGGGGACCTGGCGCTGAACGCCTCGCCGAGACGCTGACGCTGCCCGAGGTGGTCTGGCGTGCAGGAGTCGATCTCGCACCCCTGGATGCCGCGGACGCGGCGGATCGCACATTCCTCGCCGCCCTGGTCTGGCCGGGCGAGACGGGACGACAAGAGCGCGTCATGGCCGCGCTCGACATCGCGGCGGCGGATCCGCCGCGGATGTGGTGGGGTGACGCCTCGGAACCGGGCGTGGTGGCGCAGGCCGCCGCCTCCGCTCCCGCGGAGGCCACTCTCGTGATCACCACCCCCGGAGTCCTCCCGCACATCCCGCGCGCGGGTCGGCAGCGTCTGCGCGCAGAGATCGACGCGCTCGGCGCCACGGTGGGGGCGCGGTGGATCACCCTCACCCCCGCGGACATGGCCGACCAGTGGCATCCCCCTCTCGATCCCCGGCGATGGTCGGGGTTCGTCCTCGCGATCGACGGGAATCCCTGCGCCGAGGTCGATCCGCTCGGCGGATTCGTGGAGTGGCGCGCGGGGGAGCAGGGGGCCCGGGGTTAG
- the msrB gene encoding peptide-methionine (R)-S-oxide reductase MsrB: MSYTVDKSDEQWRAELTPEQYAVLRESATERPWTGELLDEERAGLYACAACGAELFKSGTKFDSHCGWPSFYESIRPEAVELIEDNSHGMVRTEVRCAACGSHLGHVFPDGFGTPTGDRYCMNSLALDFTPEPSA, from the coding sequence ATGTCTTACACGGTGGACAAGTCCGACGAGCAGTGGCGAGCCGAGCTCACCCCCGAGCAGTACGCGGTTCTGCGCGAGTCGGCGACCGAGCGCCCCTGGACCGGAGAGTTGCTCGACGAGGAACGCGCGGGTCTCTACGCCTGCGCCGCCTGCGGCGCCGAGCTGTTCAAGAGCGGTACGAAGTTCGACTCCCACTGCGGGTGGCCGAGCTTCTACGAGTCGATCCGACCCGAAGCCGTCGAGCTCATCGAGGACAACAGTCACGGGATGGTGCGCACCGAGGTGCGCTGCGCCGCCTGCGGGTCGCATCTCGGCCACGTCTTCCCCGACGGCTTCGGCACTCCGACCGGTGATCGGTACTGCATGAACTCGCTCGCTCTGGACTTCACGCCCGAACCGTCCGCGTGA
- a CDS encoding nitroreductase family protein yields MSEAVYDAVAGRRSWSRVTADAPTHEELVRLVAAAGRVADHSSLRPWRLIELRGADRDRLGRAINKAEGHKGASTKPQRAPLLLAVVASYRKSGKVPRWEQEAVASGVAHVLSLLLDDAGWGVIWRTGHYTRSKAVAKAHGLKKNEELLGWLYVGGKPSDARPGRRAPIEADRFLSRMPADKRDPR; encoded by the coding sequence ATGAGTGAGGCGGTGTACGACGCCGTCGCCGGTCGACGCTCGTGGTCTCGTGTGACGGCCGACGCGCCGACGCACGAGGAGCTGGTCCGGCTCGTCGCCGCGGCCGGGAGGGTGGCCGACCATTCCTCCCTGCGCCCCTGGAGACTGATCGAATTGCGCGGCGCCGACCGCGATCGACTCGGCCGGGCGATCAACAAGGCCGAGGGGCACAAGGGCGCATCCACGAAGCCCCAGCGTGCGCCCCTCCTCCTCGCCGTCGTCGCGAGCTATCGCAAGAGCGGCAAGGTTCCGCGGTGGGAGCAGGAGGCCGTCGCCTCCGGCGTCGCGCACGTGCTGAGCCTGCTGCTCGACGATGCGGGCTGGGGTGTGATCTGGCGCACCGGCCACTACACGCGCAGCAAAGCGGTGGCCAAGGCTCACGGGCTGAAGAAGAACGAGGAGCTGCTCGGGTGGCTCTACGTCGGCGGCAAGCCGAGTGACGCTCGTCCGGGTCGGCGCGCGCCGATCGAGGCCGACCGTTTCCTCTCGCGCATGCCGGCCGACAAGCGCGACCCGCGCTGA
- a CDS encoding DMT family transporter produces the protein MPAPRVPLALAVAGAVLVGVLTALQARVNGQLGVSVGNGVVAAVISFASGLVIVAVITALTPGGRRGVTALRRGVRERSIPWWMLLGGAAGALTVATQGLAVGIIGVSLFTVGMVAGQAVAGLILDRTGYGPAGAVAVTVPRLLGALLAVAAVAFALSGDTLATVPLWMLVLPLLTGAGIAWQQATNGRLRARVGSPLTATLVNFIGGTAILAVGAGISVALVGAPTQFPTNPLLYLGGAVGVVYIVLSAAIVGSTGVLLLGLGAVVGQLATSVLIDAFWPAVGTPDPLQAVAMITLALLSVIVVSLPWRRMRRR, from the coding sequence ATGCCCGCTCCACGTGTTCCGCTCGCCCTCGCCGTCGCGGGCGCCGTCCTCGTCGGCGTTTTGACGGCTCTGCAGGCGCGGGTGAACGGTCAGCTGGGCGTGAGCGTCGGCAACGGGGTGGTCGCCGCCGTCATATCGTTCGCGTCGGGTCTTGTCATCGTGGCCGTCATCACCGCGCTGACACCGGGCGGCCGCCGAGGGGTCACGGCGCTGCGACGGGGCGTCAGGGAACGCTCGATCCCGTGGTGGATGCTCCTCGGGGGAGCGGCGGGCGCGCTCACGGTCGCGACGCAGGGACTCGCCGTCGGCATCATCGGGGTCTCCCTGTTCACCGTGGGCATGGTCGCCGGCCAGGCGGTCGCGGGCCTCATCCTCGATCGCACCGGCTACGGACCTGCGGGGGCGGTCGCGGTCACGGTCCCCCGGCTCCTGGGCGCCCTTCTCGCCGTGGCCGCCGTCGCCTTCGCGCTGAGCGGCGACACGCTGGCCACCGTTCCCCTGTGGATGCTCGTCCTTCCGCTGCTCACCGGCGCCGGCATCGCCTGGCAGCAAGCGACCAACGGTCGTCTCCGCGCGCGGGTCGGCTCACCCCTCACGGCGACCCTGGTCAATTTCATCGGAGGCACGGCGATCCTCGCGGTGGGGGCGGGGATCAGCGTCGCCCTCGTCGGTGCGCCCACGCAGTTCCCCACGAATCCGCTGCTCTACCTCGGCGGTGCGGTCGGCGTGGTCTACATCGTCCTCTCGGCGGCGATCGTGGGCTCCACCGGCGTGCTGCTGCTAGGCCTCGGCGCCGTCGTCGGACAGCTCGCGACATCCGTCCTCATCGACGCGTTCTGGCCGGCGGTCGGCACCCCCGACCCGCTGCAGGCGGTCGCCATGATCACGCTCGCCTTGCTGTCGGTGATCGTCGTGAGCCTGCCGTGGCGTCGGATGCGCCGGCGTTGA
- a CDS encoding thioredoxin domain-containing protein: MSHDQSPNVPAHRERRNAVREKAQQVQARQSRLRWLRRGGLTLLAVGVVTVAAVMVTWAVGSSMSRPELRPQNVTDDGFAVTSVSGVAAPEVAAAPDDATASATVEATPEATPTPTPTPTEAAVVDIRVYVDYLSTGSREFQLANVQQLKTWVSQGAADLTYHPVAMLTAKSNGTKYSLRAAAAAACVATHSPEEFFAFNDALLREQPEVDTDGFTDSQLADLAQAAGAESPKLVRSCIEEESYLDWARDATERALNGIPETEGVTLTGTPMVLVNGVPYVGALDDPQEFSQFVLTIGSDAYYKTASPSPTQTPTPTATP, translated from the coding sequence ATGTCCCACGACCAGTCACCGAACGTTCCGGCCCACCGTGAACGCCGGAATGCGGTACGCGAGAAGGCCCAGCAGGTCCAGGCGCGTCAGTCGCGTCTGCGCTGGCTGCGTCGTGGCGGCCTGACGCTGCTGGCCGTGGGTGTCGTGACGGTCGCTGCCGTGATGGTGACGTGGGCGGTCGGATCCTCGATGTCCCGCCCCGAGCTGCGCCCCCAGAACGTCACCGACGACGGGTTCGCCGTGACGTCGGTCTCGGGTGTGGCAGCCCCCGAGGTGGCGGCGGCTCCGGATGACGCTACGGCGAGCGCCACGGTCGAGGCGACGCCCGAGGCCACCCCCACTCCCACGCCGACGCCCACCGAGGCGGCGGTCGTCGACATCCGGGTCTACGTCGACTATCTGTCGACCGGTTCGCGGGAGTTCCAGCTCGCCAACGTCCAGCAGCTGAAGACCTGGGTCTCGCAGGGCGCGGCGGATCTGACCTACCACCCGGTCGCGATGCTCACGGCCAAGTCCAACGGCACGAAGTATTCGCTCCGCGCGGCGGCGGCAGCCGCCTGCGTGGCGACGCACTCGCCCGAGGAGTTCTTCGCGTTCAACGACGCCCTGCTGCGTGAGCAGCCCGAGGTGGACACCGACGGCTTCACCGACAGCCAGCTCGCCGACCTGGCGCAGGCGGCCGGTGCCGAGTCGCCGAAGCTCGTGCGCTCGTGCATCGAGGAGGAGTCGTACCTGGACTGGGCTCGGGATGCGACCGAACGGGCGCTGAACGGAATCCCCGAGACCGAGGGCGTCACCCTGACGGGTACTCCGATGGTGCTCGTGAACGGTGTGCCCTACGTCGGCGCCCTGGACGATCCGCAGGAGTTCTCGCAGTTCGTGCTGACCATCGGCAGCGACGCGTACTACAAGACGGCTTCGCCCAGTCCGACGCAGACGCCGACTCCGACGGCGACTCCCTGA